From Deinococcus yavapaiensis KR-236, a single genomic window includes:
- a CDS encoding FAD-dependent oxidoreductase encodes MTASSNVSAPKPVLLVVDDDAEVLRAVARDLRRRYSGEYRVLRAESAEEALAALQEVRERGDPVALLLSDQRMPTMDGVAFLGRASLLFPSAKRALLTAYADTDAAIRAINESRVHYYLTKPWDPPEENLFPIVDDLLADWRGDYKPGFGGVKIVGDRWSPKSHELRDFLARNGVPYTFYDLEGDAQAAELRQDDEGLPVVILPEGERLASPSVSDVAHAIGLKGTASRPFYDLAIVGGGPAGLAAAVYGASEGLSTVLIEREAPGGQAGTSSRIENYLGFPSGLSGGDLARRAVTQAQRFGVEILTPRDVTSMRAEGPYKYLTLEDGSEIGAHGVVIATGVSWQKIPARGADTLTGRGVYYGASRVEAIGCGGEDVFIVGAGNSAGQAALYFSQFAASVVMLVRGESLESKMSMYLVERIREAPNIEVLTKHEVVACEGEERLEGLEIKNAATGETFRRPASYLFSFIGAAPRTEWLGDAFARDKRGYLLVGDALTSEHLGAWPLPRRPFPLETNVPGVFAVGDVRADSVKRVASAVGEGSVTVSFVHQHLASL; translated from the coding sequence ATGACTGCCTCTTCGAACGTGTCGGCTCCGAAGCCCGTGCTGCTTGTCGTGGACGACGACGCGGAAGTGCTGCGCGCCGTCGCTCGGGACCTCAGGCGACGCTACAGCGGCGAGTACCGCGTCTTGCGCGCCGAATCGGCCGAGGAAGCCTTGGCGGCCTTGCAGGAGGTGCGCGAACGCGGCGACCCCGTGGCGCTCTTGCTGTCGGATCAGCGCATGCCGACCATGGACGGCGTGGCCTTCCTCGGCCGCGCGAGCCTCTTGTTCCCGAGCGCGAAGCGCGCGCTCCTGACGGCGTACGCGGACACGGACGCGGCCATTCGCGCGATCAACGAGTCGCGCGTGCATTACTACCTCACGAAGCCGTGGGATCCGCCCGAAGAGAACCTCTTTCCGATCGTGGACGACCTTCTCGCCGATTGGCGCGGCGACTACAAGCCGGGATTCGGCGGCGTGAAGATCGTCGGGGATCGCTGGTCGCCGAAATCGCACGAGTTGCGTGACTTTTTGGCGCGAAACGGCGTCCCGTACACCTTCTACGACCTCGAAGGCGACGCGCAGGCCGCCGAGCTTCGTCAAGACGACGAGGGCCTTCCGGTCGTGATCTTGCCCGAAGGCGAGCGCCTCGCGAGCCCGAGCGTCTCGGACGTCGCGCACGCCATCGGCCTCAAGGGCACGGCGTCGCGGCCCTTCTACGATCTGGCGATCGTCGGAGGAGGACCCGCCGGACTCGCCGCAGCGGTGTACGGAGCTTCCGAGGGCTTGTCGACCGTCTTGATCGAACGCGAAGCGCCGGGCGGTCAGGCAGGCACGTCCAGCCGCATCGAGAATTACCTCGGCTTTCCCTCGGGCCTCTCGGGCGGCGACCTCGCGCGGCGCGCCGTCACGCAAGCGCAGCGGTTCGGCGTGGAGATCCTCACGCCGAGGGACGTCACGAGCATGCGGGCCGAAGGGCCGTACAAGTACCTCACGTTGGAGGACGGCTCGGAGATCGGCGCGCACGGCGTCGTCATCGCGACGGGCGTGAGTTGGCAAAAGATTCCGGCGCGCGGCGCGGACACCTTGACGGGACGCGGCGTGTACTACGGCGCGTCGCGCGTCGAAGCGATCGGATGCGGAGGGGAGGACGTGTTCATCGTCGGGGCGGGCAACTCGGCGGGGCAGGCGGCCTTGTACTTCTCACAGTTCGCCGCGAGCGTCGTGATGCTCGTGCGCGGCGAGAGCTTGGAGTCGAAGATGAGCATGTACCTCGTGGAGCGCATTCGCGAAGCGCCGAACATCGAGGTGCTGACGAAGCACGAGGTCGTCGCGTGCGAAGGCGAGGAGCGCCTCGAAGGATTGGAGATCAAGAACGCCGCGACGGGCGAGACGTTCCGGCGTCCCGCCAGCTATCTCTTCTCGTTCATCGGCGCCGCGCCGCGCACGGAGTGGCTCGGCGACGCCTTCGCGCGTGACAAGCGCGGTTACCTCCTCGTCGGAGACGCCCTCACGAGCGAGCACCTCGGAGCGTGGCCCTTGCCGAGGCGTCCGTTTCCGCTCGAGACGAACGTGCCCGGCGTGTTCGCCGTCGGCGACGTTCGCGCCGATTCCGTCAAGCGTGTGGCGTCGGCCGTGGGCGAGGGTTCCGTGACGGTGTCGTTCGTGCACCAGCATCTGGCGAGTTTGTGA
- a CDS encoding MATE family efflux transporter, whose amino-acid sequence MADVSPSDSAPSGRTRELLTLAGPLMFSNLAYTAVGFTDTLIVGRIGVAEVGAVGFAGIVLLTILLLFRGSLNTAATFVARALGSGDRPGVRRWAGVFLTLSLIGVPLAFAGPWIVDVAFALLQPDPVVARIARAYAHVRIFETPFVLIGTVSLSIMVGLGNTRTPMVLAWLVMILNAVLASLFVFVFGWGVRGAAWAALVAVIVQQILAFALLHRLHGGLFGGFPFLRPRRAEMASFARVSLPVGVTELGEVSAFTAFQGVISRLGATELAASQIANQLASLGFLPAFALSAATGSLVSRALGARRTDVAAKVGWRGAGIAAAFMSVLGALFLLFPRQLLGVFNGDAGVLRLGVPILAVMAAYQILDGVAIVLGGALGGAGDTRFRLVVTMTGSWIVMVLGSVFLAARFGVTGAWAAALLYMIVAALAYVWRFRSGRWQGRTL is encoded by the coding sequence GTGGCCGACGTCTCTCCTTCCGATTCGGCGCCTTCGGGCCGCACGCGCGAACTGCTGACCTTGGCCGGGCCCTTGATGTTCTCGAATCTCGCGTACACCGCCGTCGGCTTCACGGACACCTTGATCGTGGGTCGCATCGGCGTCGCGGAAGTGGGCGCGGTGGGCTTCGCGGGCATCGTGCTTCTGACGATCCTGCTGTTGTTTCGGGGCAGCCTCAACACGGCGGCGACGTTCGTGGCGCGGGCGCTCGGATCGGGAGACCGCCCCGGGGTGCGCCGCTGGGCGGGCGTGTTCTTGACGTTGTCGCTGATCGGAGTTCCGCTGGCGTTCGCGGGACCGTGGATCGTGGACGTGGCCTTCGCGCTTTTGCAGCCCGACCCGGTCGTGGCGCGCATCGCGCGGGCGTACGCGCACGTCCGCATCTTCGAGACGCCGTTCGTGCTGATCGGAACGGTGAGCTTGTCGATCATGGTGGGGCTGGGCAATACGCGCACGCCGATGGTGCTCGCGTGGCTCGTGATGATCCTCAACGCGGTCCTGGCGTCGCTGTTCGTGTTCGTCTTCGGCTGGGGAGTGCGGGGCGCGGCGTGGGCGGCCCTCGTCGCGGTGATCGTGCAGCAGATTCTGGCGTTCGCGCTGCTGCATCGTCTGCACGGCGGGCTGTTCGGCGGCTTTCCCTTCTTGCGTCCGAGGCGCGCGGAGATGGCGAGTTTCGCTCGCGTAAGCTTGCCCGTCGGCGTGACGGAACTCGGCGAGGTGAGCGCCTTCACCGCCTTTCAAGGCGTCATCTCGCGCCTCGGGGCGACGGAGCTCGCCGCGTCCCAGATTGCCAATCAGCTCGCGAGCCTCGGTTTTCTGCCCGCGTTCGCTCTGTCGGCGGCGACGGGCAGTCTCGTGTCGCGCGCCCTCGGAGCGCGCCGGACGGACGTCGCGGCGAAGGTCGGCTGGCGCGGCGCGGGCATCGCGGCGGCCTTCATGAGCGTGCTCGGCGCGCTGTTCCTGCTTTTCCCGAGGCAACTGCTCGGCGTGTTCAACGGGGACGCGGGCGTGTTGCGCCTCGGCGTGCCGATTCTGGCGGTGATGGCGGCGTACCAAATTCTCGACGGCGTCGCGATCGTGCTCGGCGGAGCGTTGGGCGGGGCGGGCGACACTCGCTTCCGCCTCGTCGTGACGATGACGGGCAGTTGGATCGTGATGGTCCTCGGATCGGTGTTCCTCGCCGCGCGCTTCGGCGTGACGGGCGCGTGGGCGGCGGCGTTGCTGTACATGATCGTCGCGGCCCTGGCGTACGTGTGGCGCTTTCGCAGCGGACGTTGGCAAGGGCGGACGCTGTGA
- a CDS encoding maltose ABC transporter substrate-binding protein: protein MQRTSLLLALTLGALVSSASAAKLTIWTQYEGPELAWLKYQASKYASESGKTVDIVSVKNDDLRTRLLAEGPKGKGPDLIVSQPHDRIGEFAAAGVIAPVDQFVLAKADLSEVALEAMTYQGKLYGLPMSAEAVAVVYNKKLVASVPTLWSTFVSTAKRLTKNGSYGFAYDVANAYMGYGLVSAYGGYIFKNKAGTLDTKDLGIGNAGAVQAARLINDLRFKYGLVPASLKPDVMKKAFLDGKLAMYLTGPWDMGDIKKAGIDYGIAPMPTPPSAKNPWQPFVGVQGVLLSAYSKDKAGAVQLAWKLVWGDAQVQFNKAGGRIPVSKFALARLKDDAVVSGFGASIARGVPMPNVREMGAVWGPWTTAFTDSTAKASPNFQAIFAKAVSDVKKNIK from the coding sequence ATGCAACGCACATCCCTTCTTCTCGCCCTGACCCTCGGGGCGCTCGTTTCCTCTGCCTCGGCCGCCAAGCTCACCATTTGGACGCAGTACGAAGGTCCGGAGCTCGCGTGGCTGAAGTACCAAGCATCGAAGTACGCGTCGGAATCCGGCAAGACGGTGGACATCGTCAGCGTGAAGAACGACGATCTGCGCACGCGTCTGCTCGCCGAAGGCCCGAAGGGCAAAGGCCCCGACCTCATCGTGAGCCAACCGCACGACCGCATCGGCGAGTTCGCCGCCGCCGGCGTCATCGCGCCCGTCGATCAGTTCGTCCTGGCCAAGGCCGACCTTTCCGAAGTCGCCTTGGAGGCGATGACGTACCAAGGCAAACTGTACGGCCTGCCGATGTCCGCCGAGGCGGTCGCGGTCGTGTACAACAAAAAGCTCGTCGCGAGCGTTCCCACGCTGTGGAGCACGTTCGTCAGCACCGCCAAGCGCCTCACGAAGAACGGTTCGTACGGCTTCGCGTACGACGTCGCCAACGCTTACATGGGCTATGGACTCGTGAGCGCGTACGGCGGGTACATCTTCAAGAACAAGGCGGGCACGCTCGACACCAAGGACCTCGGAATCGGCAACGCGGGCGCCGTTCAAGCCGCGCGCCTCATCAACGACTTGCGCTTCAAGTACGGCCTCGTTCCGGCGAGCCTCAAGCCTGACGTCATGAAGAAGGCCTTCCTGGACGGCAAGCTCGCGATGTACCTCACGGGCCCGTGGGACATGGGCGACATCAAGAAGGCGGGCATCGACTACGGCATCGCGCCCATGCCGACCCCCCCGAGCGCCAAGAACCCCTGGCAGCCCTTCGTGGGCGTGCAAGGCGTGCTGCTCAGCGCGTACAGCAAGGACAAGGCGGGCGCCGTGCAACTCGCGTGGAAGCTCGTGTGGGGCGACGCGCAAGTGCAGTTCAACAAGGCAGGAGGGCGCATTCCCGTCTCGAAGTTCGCCCTCGCGCGCCTCAAGGACGACGCGGTCGTGAGCGGTTTCGGTGCGAGCATCGCGCGCGGCGTTCCCATGCCCAACGTGCGCGAGATGGGCGCCGTGTGGGGCCCTTGGACGACGGCCTTCACGGACAGCACCGCCAAGGCCAGCCCGAACTTCCAAGCGATCTTCGCCAAGGCCGTCTCGGACGTCAAGAAGAACATCAAGTAA
- a CDS encoding alpha/beta fold hydrolase has translation MFKKLTVVVTASLASLAAAQSAPQDGLVDVGGAQVYYKVQGSGTPMLLIHGFPLNGMYFNDNVAALSKYYRVVTIDLRGFGRSTTTPGQPGSVRTYANDALAVMDKLGIDKAVIGGMSMGGQITLEMYRAAPQRFLGMLLIATTANPASITEQYVWRGVSEQATRNGVNSIVPELVKDMITGRTRMNRQQERLFVEGLIKQASLPAVQQGAQALAGRGDLLPVARTVSVPTLIVVGQEDTVYPVVLSVKLQQQIKGSRLVVIPNAAHAVNSEQAAAFNAAVLNWARSVNLR, from the coding sequence ATGTTCAAAAAGCTCACCGTCGTCGTCACCGCGTCCCTCGCCTCCCTCGCCGCCGCGCAAAGCGCGCCTCAAGATGGCCTCGTGGACGTGGGGGGCGCGCAGGTTTACTACAAGGTGCAAGGGTCGGGCACGCCGATGCTGCTCATTCACGGCTTTCCCCTCAACGGCATGTACTTCAACGACAACGTCGCCGCGCTTTCGAAGTACTACCGCGTCGTCACCATCGACTTGCGCGGCTTCGGCCGCAGCACCACCACTCCCGGACAGCCGGGCAGCGTCCGCACGTACGCGAACGACGCGCTCGCCGTCATGGACAAGCTCGGCATCGACAAGGCCGTCATCGGTGGGATGAGCATGGGCGGCCAGATCACCTTGGAGATGTACCGCGCGGCGCCGCAGCGCTTCCTCGGGATGCTGCTGATCGCCACGACGGCCAATCCGGCCTCGATCACCGAGCAATACGTGTGGCGCGGCGTGAGCGAGCAGGCGACGCGCAACGGCGTGAACTCCATCGTGCCCGAACTCGTCAAGGACATGATCACGGGCCGCACGCGCATGAACCGCCAGCAGGAGCGCTTGTTCGTCGAGGGACTCATCAAGCAGGCGTCGCTGCCCGCCGTGCAGCAAGGCGCGCAGGCCCTCGCCGGGCGGGGTGACCTCCTGCCCGTGGCGCGCACCGTGAGCGTCCCGACCCTCATCGTCGTGGGACAGGAAGACACCGTGTACCCGGTCGTGCTTTCCGTGAAGCTTCAGCAGCAAATCAAGGGTTCGCGCCTCGTGGTCATTCCCAACGCGGCGCACGCCGTGAACTCCGAGCAGGCGGCGGCCTTCAACGCGGCCGTCCTGAACTGGGCGCGCTCGGTCAACTTGCGCTGA